From one Flavobacteriales bacterium genomic stretch:
- a CDS encoding PKD domain-containing protein has translation MIEIVSGSPGSGNGVVEYSVTANPGSSVRNGTMTIAGQTFQVNQAGSNPITYTITASAQPENNSYPNPIPMPVSPYLKICGDGSRATWITVTVTGGTVDLNQLKLRIADSNGDIGYYGAFNNLHILGGNYVRTRFSHPRYMDEPGYGRSDEIQVYLENDPTTTLASLPIRVYRSPIAFIHGLGGNQSAFEVLADRLLITGQYPYDASLPWESPLFWRANYSSTSTRRFLVNRKVVPNSINLALSQAMSQGYSCGKVSVIGHSMGGVLSRIYLQSHDGVTYRQDMNRLITVSTPHFGTQLANHCAITNFPYPSACPVVLSIVGLGSPWGGLSTGAVSDLRVNSLPIWKLNNLPQLNSVPSVTLSSNAVGEVASGAIAFSIAFAAALSTGGANIYDSEANDLVVPMSSQRSNLNLQPVVSAQWHIGSAENITIYDQTSALLNSDPTGPQFAQAGFPQANLVYMPPMGETDPQVAARSGGSDQVSIDSPWDGQEFAAGASVMVDISYAGNMSRMLLMALPNGLDPIVIDTVPVNQLEFTIPANAVGNVGLFLLGGTDTEWTSNDEGYITVSASVPPDSIRAIPHSVTIPLGLTESIMLEGYFNGSSQAVSLVDANGLDIAINGPLLSYEGEGVFQALAVGSTEVVYTYLGLSDTTFVTIIDDPAALVAAFEYTDEVICEGESVTFTDASQGLAVSHEWTFPGGSPSSSTGPGAIVYYSQAGVYPVSLVTTFINGIDSISVDQLVVVNPNPEAVIQNGGNVLVASTENATYQWLDCANANTPIDGATDQEFYPTLTGQYAVAVTQNGCNSISDCEFFIITGVTTPGQPAGCYLAPNPNSGQAMLYLPTDWKSGTARIEDMAGRVLFSEAINGRQRVPLQVQAASGVYTLLVNSESGVQSLRFVVER, from the coding sequence ATGATCGAGATCGTATCCGGGTCACCCGGGAGCGGAAATGGTGTGGTTGAGTACAGTGTTACGGCAAACCCGGGTTCGTCTGTGCGGAATGGGACAATGACCATCGCCGGGCAGACATTCCAAGTGAACCAGGCAGGTAGTAATCCGATCACCTACACGATAACGGCTTCAGCACAACCCGAGAACAATAGCTACCCCAACCCAATACCCATGCCCGTCTCCCCCTACTTGAAGATCTGTGGAGATGGTTCACGAGCGACATGGATCACAGTTACTGTAACAGGGGGAACTGTGGACCTTAATCAGCTAAAGCTGCGCATAGCAGATTCTAATGGAGACATCGGCTATTATGGAGCCTTCAATAACCTCCACATTCTAGGAGGCAACTACGTGCGGACCCGGTTTTCGCACCCTCGATACATGGATGAACCCGGATATGGTCGAAGCGATGAGATTCAAGTCTACCTAGAGAACGACCCAACAACAACATTGGCCTCTCTGCCCATCAGGGTCTATCGCTCCCCCATCGCATTCATTCATGGGCTTGGGGGCAATCAAAGCGCTTTCGAAGTGCTCGCGGATCGCCTTCTCATAACAGGGCAGTACCCCTACGACGCAAGTCTCCCATGGGAATCACCACTATTCTGGAGGGCGAACTATAGCTCGACCAGCACCAGGCGGTTCCTGGTGAACCGTAAGGTCGTTCCGAATTCAATCAACCTGGCCTTGTCGCAAGCCATGTCCCAAGGCTATAGCTGCGGCAAGGTTTCGGTGATTGGGCATAGCATGGGTGGTGTCCTTTCGCGGATCTATTTGCAATCTCATGATGGGGTGACCTATCGCCAAGACATGAACAGGCTCATTACGGTAAGCACGCCCCACTTTGGAACACAACTCGCAAATCACTGCGCAATAACCAACTTCCCATACCCTAGTGCGTGTCCGGTAGTCCTATCCATCGTGGGTCTCGGCTCTCCTTGGGGGGGCTTGTCCACGGGAGCCGTTTCCGACCTACGTGTGAACTCCTTGCCAATTTGGAAGCTAAACAATCTGCCACAGCTCAACTCCGTGCCGTCCGTCACACTGTCGTCAAATGCAGTTGGAGAGGTCGCCTCAGGTGCGATTGCATTCAGTATCGCATTCGCAGCGGCACTAAGCACCGGGGGGGCGAACATCTATGACAGCGAAGCGAATGACCTAGTTGTACCGATGTCATCGCAACGGAGCAATCTAAATCTCCAACCCGTTGTGTCAGCCCAATGGCATATTGGGTCGGCTGAGAACATCACCATCTACGACCAAACGAGTGCATTGCTGAACTCCGACCCCACTGGACCACAGTTCGCTCAAGCAGGCTTCCCACAAGCCAACCTGGTGTATATGCCGCCCATGGGCGAGACCGATCCTCAGGTTGCGGCCAGGTCGGGCGGGAGTGACCAAGTCAGCATTGACAGTCCTTGGGATGGTCAGGAGTTCGCGGCCGGCGCTTCAGTAATGGTGGACATAAGCTATGCTGGGAATATGTCAAGGATGCTTTTAATGGCCCTTCCCAATGGGTTGGACCCCATCGTGATCGACACTGTACCAGTGAACCAATTGGAGTTCACAATACCCGCAAATGCGGTTGGCAACGTTGGTTTGTTCCTGCTTGGTGGAACCGACACGGAATGGACCTCGAATGACGAAGGATACATCACAGTGTCCGCGTCGGTTCCTCCTGACAGTATTCGAGCAATACCACACTCGGTCACCATACCGCTGGGTCTTACTGAATCCATAATGCTAGAAGGCTATTTCAATGGCTCGAGCCAAGCTGTGAGCCTTGTAGACGCTAATGGGCTTGACATAGCCATTAACGGTCCATTGCTCTCATACGAAGGGGAAGGTGTTTTTCAAGCGCTGGCTGTCGGGAGTACAGAAGTAGTCTATACATACTTGGGCCTGTCGGACACAACCTTCGTGACAATCATTGATGATCCTGCTGCATTGGTAGCAGCGTTTGAATACACTGACGAGGTTATCTGCGAAGGTGAATCAGTAACATTTACTGATGCCTCACAGGGTCTGGCAGTCAGCCACGAGTGGACTTTCCCTGGAGGGTCACCGTCCAGTTCCACAGGCCCCGGCGCAATCGTATACTATTCCCAGGCAGGAGTATACCCCGTTAGCCTTGTTACCACATTCATTAATGGCATCGACTCCATATCGGTCGATCAGTTGGTAGTGGTGAACCCAAATCCCGAGGCGGTCATCCAGAACGGAGGGAACGTGCTCGTAGCTTCAACTGAGAATGCGACCTACCAATGGTTGGATTGCGCCAACGCGAACACACCTATTGACGGTGCAACGGATCAGGAATTCTACCCTACTCTGACTGGTCAATACGCAGTGGCCGTGACCCAAAACGGCTGCAACTCGATCTCTGATTGCGAGTTCTTCATCATCACGGGTGTTACGACACCTGGCCAACCTGCGGGTTGTTACTTGGCACCGAACCCAAATAGCGGGCAAGCAATGCTTTACCTCCCCACTGACTGGAAATCGGGAACAGCCCGCATTGAGGACATGGCTGGTCGGGTACTGTTCAGCGAGGCAATCAATGGTAGACAGCGAGTACCTCTTCAGGTCCAAGCCGCTAGCGGGGTTTACACGCTGCTTGTTAACTCGGAATCTGGTGTTCAAAGCCTCCGATTCGTCGTCGAACGTTGA